In the genome of Quercus robur chromosome 3, dhQueRobu3.1, whole genome shotgun sequence, one region contains:
- the LOC126718877 gene encoding cytochrome P450 704B1, which translates to MELWMIACMILTWIFIHRLSQRYKKGPKTWPLVGAAIEQLINFDRMHDWLVEYLSESKTVVVPMPFTTYTYIADPANVEHVLKTNFANYPKGEVYHSYMEVLLGDGIFNADGEHWRKQRKTASFEFASKNLRDFSTTVFREYSLKLSAILSEASFHNQEVDMQDLLMRMTLDSICKVGFGVEIGTLAPNLPDNHFAQSFDNANIIVTLRFIDPLWKIKKFLNVGREALLDKCIKIIDDFTYSVIRRRKAEIVEARESGRKNMIKHDILSRFIELSEDMESNSTDKNLRDVVLNFVIAGRDTTATTLSWATYMIMTHADVAEKLYLELKNLEKEQAKEENVSLVQCDTEDSESFNQRVTQFAGLLNYDSLGRLYYLHAVITETLRLYPAVPQDPKGILKDDVLPDGTKVRAGGMVTYVPYSMGRMEYNWGPDATSFKPERWLKDGFFQNASPFKFTAFQAGPRICLGKDSAYLQMKMALAILCRFYKFSLVPGHPVKYRMMTILSMAHGLKLTIARRS; encoded by the exons ATGGAATTGTGGATGATAGcttgcatgattttgacatggaTATTTATCCATAGATTGAGTCAAAGGTACAAGAAAGGCCCCAAAACATGGCCACTCGTGGGGGCAGCAATTGAACAACTCATTAACTTTGACAGAATGCACGATTGGCTTGTCGAGTACCTGTCTGAATCAAAGACTGTCGTCGTCCCAATGCCATTCACAACATATACTTACATTGCAGATCCTGCAAATGTAGAACATGTCCTTAAGACCAACTTTGCCAATTATCCGAAG GGTGAAGTGTATCATTCGTATATGGAAGTGCTGCTTGGAGATGGGATTTTCAATGCAGATGGTGAGCATTGGAGGAAACAAAGGAAGACTGCTAGCTTTGAGTTTGCTTCCAAGAACTTAAGAGATTTCAGCACTACAGTGTTCAGAGAATATAGTCTGAAGCTCTCTGCCATTCTAAGTGAAGCTTCTTTCCACAACCAAGAAGTAGACATGCAG gATTTGTTGATGAGGATGACTTTGGACTCTATATGTAAGGTGGGATTTGGCGTGGAAATTGGGACTTTGGCTCCTAATTTACCAGATAATCACTTTGCTCAGTCTTTTGACAATGCAAACATCATTGTGACACTTCGGTTCATTGATCCGctgtggaaaataaagaaatttctGAATGTGGGCAGAGAAGCTTTACTTGATAAGTGCATTAAAATCATTGATGACTTCACCTACTCAGTTATTCGGAGAAGGAAAGCAGAAATAGTAGAAGCTCGAGAGAGTGGCAGAAAAAACATG ATAAAGCATGATATATTGTCAAGGTTTATTGAATTAAGTGAAGACATGGAAAGCAATTCGACAGACAAGAATCTCAGAGATGTAGTCCTGAATTTTGTGATTGCTGGCCGTGACACAACAGCAACTACTCTCTCATGGGCTACATACATGATAATGACCCATGCTGATGTAGCTGAGAAGCTTTACTTGGAgctcaaaaatcttgaaaaagaaCAAGCAAAAGAAGAGAATGTATCATTGGTTCAGTGTGACACTGAGGACTCTGAATCATTCAATCAAAGAGTAACACAATTTGCAGGCCTCTTGAATTATGATTCTCTGGGGAGGTTATATTATTTGCATGCAGTGATCACAGAGACACTTCGTTTGTACCCAGCAGTCCCTCAG GACCCCAAGGGCATTTTGAAAGATGATGTCTTGCCGGATGGAACCAAAGTAAGAGCAGGAGGCATGGTAACTTACGTTCCCTACTCAATGGGTAGAATGGAATACAACTGGGGCCCAGATGCAACTTCATTCAAACCTGAGAGGTGGCTCAAAGATGGATTCTTCCAAAATGCATCTCCATTCAAGTTCACTGCATTTCAG GCTGGGCCAAGGATATGCCTTGGGAAGGACTCTGCTTATCTCCAAATGAAGATGGCACTGGCCATTTTGTGTAGGTTCTACAAATTCAGTTTGGTGCCAGGTCATCCAGTGAAGTACAGGATGATGACAATACTATCAATGGCGCATGGCTTGAAGCTTACCATAGCCAGACGTTCTTAA